From Kitasatospora sp. MAP12-44:
GCGCGCAGCGGGTCCCAGGTCTTGGACGTCTCCGGCGGGTACCAGCCGGTCGCGTACGCGCCGCCCAGCGGGCCGCTGTCGCCGCCGGTGGAGTCCACCACCGACTGCTGGAAGCTGCCGATCACCGAGGCGAGCCGGGTGTTGGTGTGCGGCATCCGGCGGAAGGAGTCCAGCAGGTTCTGGGTCGGCACCGGGCTCAGCGCGGCGGTGACGCAGTTGTTCGGCTGGTCGCCGCCGATCGCGGTGCGCGCGGTCGCGGTGTAGTCCGTCGACTTCTCCTGCGCCGGGACGTCCAGCAGCTTGATGCCCGCGGGGTTCAGCGCGCTGGCGAGCTCGCCCACCAGGCTGTCGCCGGCCGGGGTGTCGGGGCGGATCAGCGAGACGGTGCGGCAGCCCGCCGCGGCCAGCTGGCGGCCGCTGCCCGCGATCAGCGCGGGCATGCCGCCGGCCACCGGGTAGGAGACCGGGCTGGTGAACTCGGGGGCGGAGAGGCCGTAGCCGCCGAGGTAGGGGATGCCGGCGCTCTCCAGCGCGGGCATGAAGTTCTCGCCGAACTGGCTGTAGGAGCCGACCACCGCGACCGCGCCGGCGTCCACGGCCTGCTTCGCGCAGGCGGCCGCGCCGTCCGCGGTGTTGTGCTCGTTGCAGGTCAGCACCCTGACCTTGTGGCCGTCCAGACCGCCCTGGTCGTTGATCCCGCGGCCGATCGCACCGGCCAGCTCGGTCATCCCCGGGCGGTCGAACGAGCCGGTGGCGGAGGGCGACCAGGTCATCACCGTGAGGTCGGCCTGCCCGGCGGCGTCGGCCGGGCCGCCGCAGCCGGAGGCGGCCAGCAGCGCCGGTAACGCGACGGCGGCGCCGCCGAGCGC
This genomic window contains:
- a CDS encoding ABC transporter substrate-binding protein, with product MSFVPRHRPRRHRGRLAAALGGAAVALPALLAASGCGGPADAAGQADLTVMTWSPSATGSFDRPGMTELAGAIGRGINDQGGLDGHKVRVLTCNEHNTADGAAACAKQAVDAGAVAVVGSYSQFGENFMPALESAGIPYLGGYGLSAPEFTSPVSYPVAGGMPALIAGSGRQLAAAGCRTVSLIRPDTPAGDSLVGELASALNPAGIKLLDVPAQEKSTDYTATARTAIGGDQPNNCVTAALSPVPTQNLLDSFRRMPHTNTRLASVIGSFQQSVVDSTGGDSGPLGGAYATGWYPPETSKTWDPLRATVLKYAAGQAEIDVSDPGVQTTWVAYQVFQQAIDKLPAGRPITAKALRDVLDSGEQFTTGGATPPLAWGLTNMLASADSPRLVNTSVTFQLVQGGRLVEQQPGFVDVRWVLTGGTPPAGA